The Thalassolituus oleivorans MIL-1 genome includes the window TTCGCATATTGCTTCCTGGTAAATCCGATAGCTGGCTAGTAACTCAAGCAACACGAGAGTACGTTCAAATATTAAAGCGCTCAGGTATCCAGTTTTTTACCTACGACGATGGTTTCTTGCATCAAAAAGTTGCCTTGATCGACGATGAGTGGGCTTGTGTCGGTAGTGCCAATCTTGATAACCGTTCTCTACGTATTAATTTTGAAGCAAATGCTTTGGTACAAGATCATGACTTTGCGAGGAAAATCGAAATCATGTTGCTTGAAGATTTCCAGCACTCTCATCCAACGCTCGTTGACTCACGTTGGCACAAACAGCTTCTTGGTAAAATATGCCGCCTAATGGCACCGCTGCTCTAATTTTTAAGGCGTTCATCCACGATTTAAATGCGGCTGTAAAAGATCGCGCCTGCAGTATCTCTAGCAATGGTCAATTGGCCCTTTTTACTTTATAACTGGTATCTAAAAATCCCCCCATACTAATAACAACATCTATCGTTAGAGGAATTAACATGTCGCAGCGCATCGTCATCACCGGGGCATCTTCAGGTATCGGAGCCGCATTAGCATGGGAGTACGCCGGCCGTGGTTACGATATTGGACTATGCGCTCGCCGAGCTGAAAACATGGAAGTACTTTGCACTGAATTACACGCTCGCTACCCATCACAGCAATTTATTTACGAAACATTAGATGTAAATAATCTAGAAAGTGTCGCCCCCGTTTTAAAGACCCTAGCCGCACGCTTAGGTAGTATCGATGTATTGATTGCTAACGCAGGAGTCACAGGTGTACGCCGCACAGGTAACGGCAAACTGGATATTGACGTCGGCATTATCCAAACAAACTTGCTCGGCGCAATTGCGACCATTGACGCCGCGATTGCTATCTTCCGCGAACAAGATCGCGGACATCTCGTAGGCATTTCTTCGTTCTCGGCTTTCCGTGGCATTCCGGGCAGTGCCGCTTACTCAGCGAGTAAAGCAGCCCTTAGCAATTACCTTGAGGCAGTGCGAACTGAGCTGCACAAAAAAAATATTCAAGTAACGACCATACACCCAGGGTTTATCAAAACAGACTTAGCCGACAACATGGAGAGATTTCCGTTTGTCATCGAAGCACCGAAAGCCGCAAGATTAATGGCAGAAGCTATTCGTAAGCGCAAAAAGGAAGCAACCGTGCCAGCATGGCCTTGGAACTTCCTCAGGATATTAATGAAAAAAATGCCCGATAGTGTCGTTGCTAAGATGTTCTAAAACAAAGATTCAGACTTTTTAAAGCAAAAACGCCATGCTTAGCATGGCGTTTTTGTTTCATCTAACGATGGGATAACAGCTTAAAACTTATATCCGCAAGATACCATTATCGCGATTGGATCAATTTCAACATCAGTACCGCTGTCATTTAACTCAGCGTCAATATCAACTTTCCACGCCGCGATACTCGCCAACATGTTGTCGCCCAAATCATAGTTAGCTCCAAGCGTCATGGCTAAGCCTGTGCTCTTGCCTAAATGAGCAACCGCACCCTCTTCATCAAAGAAAAACGTGTGGTTCACACCAAGGCCAAGGTAAGGCTGCAACTTCGATTCGCCAGACAATGGAAAATACAGTGCTGAGATCGTTGGTGGTAAGTGTTTTACCGTACCAATGCGTTCACCACCGGCCTCAACTGTGTGTTTGAACGGCGTGGCAGCGAGTACCTCAACACCAATCTTAGGCGTAGCCATATAGGTCACTGTCAGACCAAGCTGGGTATCATCCTTTACCGTGACGCCATCAATCCCACTATCAGACTTAGGATTAACATTAATAATCCCTGCCTTCACCACAATATCGCCTGCTTCGTACGCCATAGCTGGAATCGTAGAGGTTACGATCGCGGTGGCTAACAGGGTTTTTAACAGTTTCATAGTGCACTCCTTAGTCTGTGCAGTAACGGAATGAGTGCAGGTTACGACTTGGATGAAATGCGACGTTGATGTACATCAAGAAATAAAGGATGTGTCTTTTATAGCCAATAGTTACCGTGTTCCAGATCAACTAGAGTACACATTTTGGCTAATTCACCCAAATGTGGCATAAGTTTTCCATTCCAGTCATGAAAAAAAAGAAAAATAGCCAAGCATGGCCTATATTTAGATCGGGCCAATAGGCGTTTACGAAAACAGAGGGATATTGAGGCTTTGAAACACTCTTTACCGGATAACGACTTTGTTCAACGCAGTCATGTCGGCCTGCGGCTGTTGTCGTACATCTTAGGATTCAGTTTTATAGTAACGATGGCGACATCGTCGTTTATTTTATTTTCTGACTATAAACGCGGCGTATCGCAGGTAAGCCACAATCTCAATCAAATCCAGTCAAGTTACCAGCAAAGTGTCAGCTACAGCCTATGGAACTTTGATAATCGCCAGATAGAATCTCAGCTCAACGGTATTCTTAACTTTCCAGGCGTTGTTTACGTATATATTGAAAGTCGTAACAAACTGATTCAAAGCGCCGGCGATATTTATGCCCGTACGGATCATCAGTATTCCTTCGAACTCACCCATCAGAGTGCAGCTCAGTCGTATCAGTTAGGCAGTTTATACATCAATGTTGATTACTCTGGCCTCTATGATGATTTGAAACATAAAGCCGTTAACATTCTCGTCAGCCAGTTTCTCAAAACATTTTCAGTTTCTATATTCGTCCTCTTTATGGTGCGCCAGTTAATCACCCGACGCTTGTCGACCATGGCTGAATGGGCCGGCGCCTTCAACCTAAAAAATCTCGATCAAGAGCTCACCTTTTCCGGTAACAAACAACGCAACGATGAACTGGATATGGTGGCTGCAGCCATCAATCAAATGAGAAATACGCTCAAACTGGACATGATTGATAGACAGAAGTCGCAGCAGCAACTGGAAGACACCAAAGAACAACTATCCGTTGCCATCGACAATGCCGCGCTTGGCTTTTGTCAGTATTACCCTAATCAAGACCGCCTAACGTGCAATAACCACTTTGCACGCCAGTTAGCCACCACCCAGACCGAACTTGAATCAATGGCGCATCCAATGGATCGTTTCCGCGATCTTATTCGAGGCATCAAAGGGCCGGAACAACGCGAACGCATCAATCAACTCTTATACGGGCGTATATCGCGAATTCATGGTGAGTTCACTATGGTGAACTTCCGCAACGAAAAATGTTACTTCGACATTACCTTTCAAATCATTCAGTACAATGAAAGCCGTCCACATGAAGTTTTGATTTGCATTGTCGATAAGACCAAAGAACACACCGCCAGTCGTCAGGCTCAAGAATTGGCAGTGTCATTAGAGAATAAGGTCACACAGCGCACCGAGGAGTTGTATGACGAGCAACAGCGCGCTAACGCCACCATTCGTAAACTGCAAACCCGCTTAGACCGTATGGAAGCCGACAGTAGCAGCGTCACCCAAATGCATTTCGACGGCCTACTACTCAAGCAACTAGAAAAGCTATCGGCAGAAAATGAGATTGAGGCGACCTCTTGCTTAGCGGTCTACCAAAAATATTTAAATATTTCGCTCAACGACCAAACAACCGCTATCGACATGGCCTCTTGTATTCAAAGCTGGTTACGAGAATCTGAATCTTTTAAAGATATTCAAACGAATACGAAGCTACCCTTTTCATTGATGATGAATGAGAACCCTGGGTTAGTTGTGTTTCTGTTAGAGCACCTATTTGAACAAGAACCGGTACTAGAAAATTGCCGTCAATTCGAATTAGAGCTGCGTGTTGATCATGATATGGCATTTGTAGTCGCTACCTTTGACCTCATTGATGGTATTGAAGAGACGCCTGAACATCCGCATGTCGACCTCAGTCATTTTATAGTGACCTCTCGCTTTCGTGGTGAGTTGTCGCGCAAACTGGTATCTCCAAACCGCCTAGAAACGCGTTACAGCTTCTCCCTGTTTCCTGATCAAATGGATACTTAAGAACGACAGCTTAAAAAATAATAGGCAAAAAAAAATCCGGCTATAAGCCGGATTTTTTTGCTCCACTACAGCTTAGAAAGAGAAGTGTTCGTCTTTCATCTGCATCAGAGACTTCGGATCTTTCAACATCATTTTACCGTGACCTTTTGCACGCGGAAGCATGCGGTCGTAGTAGAACTCAGCTGTCTGGATCTTTGCACGATAGAAATCAGCATCGCCGCCGCTCTTCAACTGAGTAAAGGCAGCATCAGCCATTTTCGCCCAGAAGAATGCCATCACGATGTAACCTGAATACATCAAGTAATCAACCGACGCAGAACCAACCATATCGCGATCTTTCGATGCTTTATAGGCGATACGCATAGTGTTGATGCGCCATGCCAACATAGAACGCTTCAATTGCTTAATGAATGGCTTCATTTCAGCTTTGTTCTCATGAGTTATAATAAACTCACT containing:
- a CDS encoding SDR family oxidoreductase, with translation MSQRIVITGASSGIGAALAWEYAGRGYDIGLCARRAENMEVLCTELHARYPSQQFIYETLDVNNLESVAPVLKTLAARLGSIDVLIANAGVTGVRRTGNGKLDIDVGIIQTNLLGAIATIDAAIAIFREQDRGHLVGISSFSAFRGIPGSAAYSASKAALSNYLEAVRTELHKKNIQVTTIHPGFIKTDLADNMERFPFVIEAPKAARLMAEAIRKRKKEATVPAWPWNFLRILMKKMPDSVVAKMF
- a CDS encoding OmpW/AlkL family protein, which codes for MKLLKTLLATAIVTSTIPAMAYEAGDIVVKAGIINVNPKSDSGIDGVTVKDDTQLGLTVTYMATPKIGVEVLAATPFKHTVEAGGERIGTVKHLPPTISALYFPLSGESKLQPYLGLGVNHTFFFDEEGAVAHLGKSTGLAMTLGANYDLGDNMLASIAAWKVDIDAELNDSGTDVEIDPIAIMVSCGYKF
- a CDS encoding HAMP domain-containing protein, which encodes MKHSLPDNDFVQRSHVGLRLLSYILGFSFIVTMATSSFILFSDYKRGVSQVSHNLNQIQSSYQQSVSYSLWNFDNRQIESQLNGILNFPGVVYVYIESRNKLIQSAGDIYARTDHQYSFELTHQSAAQSYQLGSLYINVDYSGLYDDLKHKAVNILVSQFLKTFSVSIFVLFMVRQLITRRLSTMAEWAGAFNLKNLDQELTFSGNKQRNDELDMVAAAINQMRNTLKLDMIDRQKSQQQLEDTKEQLSVAIDNAALGFCQYYPNQDRLTCNNHFARQLATTQTELESMAHPMDRFRDLIRGIKGPEQRERINQLLYGRISRIHGEFTMVNFRNEKCYFDITFQIIQYNESRPHEVLICIVDKTKEHTASRQAQELAVSLENKVTQRTEELYDEQQRANATIRKLQTRLDRMEADSSSVTQMHFDGLLLKQLEKLSAENEIEATSCLAVYQKYLNISLNDQTTAIDMASCIQSWLRESESFKDIQTNTKLPFSLMMNENPGLVVFLLEHLFEQEPVLENCRQFELELRVDHDMAFVVATFDLIDGIEETPEHPHVDLSHFIVTSRFRGELSRKLVSPNRLETRYSFSLFPDQMDT